A single genomic interval of Oceanithermus profundus DSM 14977 harbors:
- the ribD gene encoding bifunctional diaminohydroxyphosphoribosylaminopyrimidine deaminase/5-amino-6-(5-phosphoribosylamino)uracil reductase RibD, giving the protein MQRALALAERARGHTSPNPIVGAVVVSGGRIVGEGFHPRAGEPHAEVFALRQAGEAARGATVYVTLEPCNHHGRTPPCSLALLEAGVSRVVYAAADPGETSGGGAERLRRAGVRVEAGLLEEEARVQNRAFFHAAAFGRPFVLWKAALTLDGRVAARGRGGEAVSNTLSHRVAHGYRQACAAVAVGAGTVRADDPALTVRAPDFRAFAAMVEPPPLRDPLKVVFDSQAKTPPSARLFEPGPRGEPARVLVFVGEDADADRVQALEAAGAEVVSLPAGEGGLSVEAALAELYRRGVDSLLLEGGPRLAGSFVRAGRVDRAAFFVAPRILGEGRGLIEGFSFGSMQRAMRFLPERSEVLEGDLWLEGRLEVG; this is encoded by the coding sequence ATGCAACGGGCGCTGGCGCTGGCCGAGCGGGCGCGCGGCCACACCAGCCCCAACCCCATCGTCGGCGCGGTGGTGGTCTCTGGCGGCCGCATCGTCGGCGAGGGCTTCCACCCGCGCGCCGGCGAGCCCCACGCCGAGGTCTTCGCCCTGCGCCAGGCGGGCGAGGCGGCCCGCGGGGCGACGGTCTACGTGACCCTGGAACCCTGCAACCACCACGGCCGCACGCCGCCGTGTTCGCTGGCACTCCTCGAGGCCGGCGTGAGCCGGGTCGTCTACGCCGCGGCCGACCCCGGTGAAACCAGCGGCGGCGGGGCTGAGCGGCTGCGCCGTGCGGGCGTGCGGGTCGAGGCGGGCCTGCTGGAAGAAGAGGCCCGCGTCCAGAACCGCGCCTTCTTCCACGCCGCCGCCTTCGGCCGGCCTTTCGTGCTCTGGAAGGCGGCGCTCACCCTCGACGGCAGGGTGGCCGCCCGCGGCCGCGGCGGCGAGGCGGTTTCGAACACCCTCAGCCACCGCGTCGCGCACGGCTACCGCCAGGCTTGCGCGGCCGTCGCCGTGGGCGCGGGCACGGTGCGGGCCGACGACCCGGCGCTGACGGTGCGCGCGCCCGATTTTCGCGCCTTTGCGGCGATGGTCGAGCCGCCCCCGCTGCGCGACCCGCTCAAGGTGGTCTTCGATAGCCAGGCCAAAACGCCGCCCTCGGCGCGGCTCTTCGAACCGGGGCCGCGCGGCGAGCCGGCCCGGGTGCTGGTCTTCGTTGGCGAGGACGCGGATGCGGACCGGGTGCAGGCGCTCGAGGCCGCCGGGGCCGAGGTGGTTTCGCTGCCAGCGGGTGAGGGCGGCCTGAGCGTGGAAGCGGCGCTCGCAGAGCTCTACCGGCGGGGCGTCGACTCGCTGCTGCTCGAGGGCGGGCCCCGACTCGCGGGCTCCTTCGTGCGGGCGGGGCGGGTGGACCGGGCGGCCTTCTTCGTTGCCCCGCGCATCCTGGGCGAGGGGCGTGGCCTGATCGAGGGATTCAGCTTTGGCTCGATGCAAAGGGCGATGCGTTTTCTGCCCGAGCGCTCGGAGGTGCTGGAAGGCGACCTCTGGCTCGAGGGCCGTTTGGAGGTGGGTTAG
- a CDS encoding MBL fold metallo-hydrolase, with amino-acid sequence MDLALDGLHPLPVPIPYPMKYVNLVLIEGDGLVLVDTALDLPDARHAIERGLAERGARPGDLDAVVLTHHHPDHYGLAGWFESQGVPVYMLDVAIERDHGWWSRFEPWLEQSTAHFREHGMPEAFIADLREVMEATHRRIRPPQNPRPLTDGEDVQLAGQRFTVHWTPGHADGHLVLLRDDGTLIAGDAILDRITPNVGKWVGSRPDPLGDFLRSLEKIRGLEPRQALVGHYGPVLEDVDARAREIERHHKDRLRFLADRLARGPRTAWELSLELFPQEGLSTAQRRFAWAETLAHLVHLQHLGRVRALPETPVRFELVG; translated from the coding sequence ATGGACCTCGCTCTGGACGGCCTGCACCCCCTTCCGGTACCCATCCCCTACCCCATGAAGTACGTCAACCTGGTCTTGATCGAGGGCGACGGGCTCGTGTTGGTGGACACCGCGCTGGACCTTCCCGACGCCCGCCACGCCATCGAACGGGGGCTGGCCGAGCGCGGCGCCCGCCCGGGCGACCTGGACGCGGTCGTCCTGACCCACCACCACCCCGACCATTACGGCCTGGCGGGCTGGTTCGAATCGCAAGGGGTGCCGGTTTACATGCTCGACGTGGCCATCGAACGCGACCACGGTTGGTGGAGCCGTTTCGAGCCCTGGCTCGAGCAATCCACCGCCCACTTCCGTGAGCACGGCATGCCCGAGGCCTTCATCGCCGACCTGCGGGAGGTCATGGAGGCGACGCATCGGCGCATCCGCCCGCCCCAGAACCCCCGCCCCCTCACGGACGGCGAGGACGTGCAGCTGGCCGGCCAGCGGTTCACCGTCCACTGGACGCCGGGGCACGCGGACGGCCACCTGGTGCTCCTGCGCGATGATGGAACGCTGATCGCCGGCGACGCGATTTTGGACCGCATCACGCCCAACGTGGGCAAATGGGTGGGCAGCCGCCCCGATCCGCTGGGCGACTTCCTGCGCTCCCTCGAGAAGATCCGGGGGCTCGAGCCCCGGCAGGCCCTGGTGGGGCACTACGGCCCGGTCCTCGAAGACGTGGACGCCCGCGCACGCGAAATCGAGCGTCACCACAAAGACCGCCTGCGTTTTCTGGCGGACCGGCTCGCCCGCGGCCCGCGCACCGCCTGGGAGCTTTCGCTCGAGCTCTTTCCCCAGGAGGGCCTCAGCACCGCCCAGCGCCGCTTCGCCTGGGCCGAAACCCTGGCCCACCTGGTGCACCTCCAGCACCTGGGGCGGGTCCGCGCGCTCCCGGAAACGCCCGTACGCTTCGAGTTGGTAGGCTAG
- a CDS encoding O-antigen ligase family protein yields MTYLRYLPHIAFLYLAWRVWDYPYFIYTEPPFWLVLGGLAALAYWGRELPYVGWLWWGWGLLTLTWSLAPGNTLVASLWELPILAALAVGRWREGLVAFNLYLLFVGLFTALSLFHYGLVQYFSGSVHYLLGEQALWLVPLALYWMHTRPRYRWAAALLASVAVYAVLISGARAAYLPLALVLVAFTAMVSRQGVRPVRVLGSLALIFTALFAVDAAIPGHPAQTALVYKSQVTQRDAQNVDEGIGNVGSRLTMWKLAVHMAVERPLGTGNGSYAQVFEGFMEVPAFDGVWSRSPHNYLLETLATGGWPRFFILLVLLWPIVRGFYSDDWPWALAAAAVWTTLLFDVTGFIPGFLILAFLSLGPLLPQGKLSPPWVWGLGLVAGLALAAWWYLPCTGPECAIERYRGYPEKVLSAVQANPEAADRLLREAEVLYTRSPWPILGMYRIATSEREKTAQLERLVEEFPYSNANYYAALIRRYEEQGDEAKAAELLQRARKLFPHSTRIDDIK; encoded by the coding sequence GTGACCTACCTCAGGTACCTGCCCCACATCGCCTTCCTTTACCTGGCGTGGCGGGTTTGGGATTACCCCTACTTCATCTACACCGAGCCGCCGTTCTGGCTGGTTCTCGGAGGCCTCGCCGCACTCGCGTACTGGGGGCGCGAGCTTCCCTACGTGGGATGGCTGTGGTGGGGCTGGGGACTGCTAACCCTGACCTGGAGCCTTGCGCCGGGGAACACCCTCGTCGCGAGCCTTTGGGAGCTGCCCATCCTGGCGGCCCTGGCCGTCGGCCGCTGGCGCGAAGGCTTGGTGGCGTTCAACCTGTACCTGCTCTTCGTTGGGCTGTTCACGGCCTTGTCGCTCTTCCACTACGGCCTGGTCCAGTACTTTTCGGGTTCGGTGCACTACCTCCTGGGCGAGCAGGCGCTGTGGCTGGTGCCGCTGGCCCTCTACTGGATGCACACCCGTCCGCGTTACCGCTGGGCCGCGGCTTTACTGGCCTCCGTGGCCGTCTACGCCGTGCTCATCTCTGGAGCCCGCGCGGCTTACCTGCCGCTTGCGCTGGTGCTGGTCGCCTTTACCGCCATGGTGTCCCGGCAGGGGGTTCGCCCCGTCCGGGTGCTCGGCTCGCTGGCGCTGATCTTCACCGCGCTGTTCGCCGTGGACGCGGCGATCCCCGGACACCCGGCGCAGACCGCCCTCGTCTACAAGAGTCAGGTGACGCAACGCGACGCCCAAAACGTGGACGAGGGCATCGGCAACGTGGGCTCTCGTTTGACCATGTGGAAGCTCGCCGTGCACATGGCGGTGGAGCGGCCGCTGGGCACGGGGAACGGCAGCTACGCCCAGGTTTTCGAAGGTTTCATGGAAGTTCCCGCGTTCGACGGGGTATGGTCGCGCAGCCCGCACAACTACCTGCTCGAGACCCTGGCCACGGGGGGATGGCCGCGGTTCTTTATTCTGCTCGTGCTGCTCTGGCCGATCGTTCGCGGCTTCTACTCCGACGACTGGCCCTGGGCCCTCGCCGCCGCGGCGGTATGGACGACGCTGCTCTTCGACGTCACCGGCTTCATCCCCGGCTTCTTGATTCTGGCCTTCCTGTCCCTTGGACCTTTGCTGCCGCAAGGCAAGCTTTCGCCTCCGTGGGTTTGGGGTTTGGGTCTGGTGGCGGGCCTCGCCTTGGCGGCTTGGTGGTACCTACCCTGCACGGGACCCGAATGCGCGATCGAGCGGTACCGAGGATACCCGGAAAAAGTTCTGAGCGCCGTGCAGGCGAATCCGGAGGCGGCCGATCGGCTCCTGCGGGAAGCCGAAGTGCTGTACACGCGGTCCCCCTGGCCTATTTTAGGTATGTACAGGATCGCGACGTCGGAGCGTGAAAAAACAGCGCAGCTCGAACGACTTGTCGAGGAGTTTCCTTATTCCAACGCAAACTACTACGCTGCCCTGATCCGACGCTACGAGGAACAGGGAGATGAAGCGAAGGCCGCTGAGTTGCTGCAGAGGGCAAGGAAGTTGTTCCCGCATTCTACCAGGATTGATGACATCAAATAG
- a CDS encoding riboflavin synthase, which yields MFTGIVEEVGRVTQAEPKGGNLRVWIEAEKVLEGTEVGDSIATSGACLTVVELSPRGFAVELAQETVKRTAPRWRPGARVNLERAARVGDRLDGHLVTGHVDGVGRVTRFDRRPGAHDLYVEAPAELARYIAAKGSITIDGVSLTVVEVRGQVFSVTLIPHTLQVTTLGELKPGDAVNLEIDIIARYVERLLEVRT from the coding sequence GTGTTTACCGGAATAGTAGAGGAAGTCGGCCGGGTGACGCAGGCCGAGCCAAAGGGCGGCAACCTGCGTGTCTGGATCGAGGCGGAGAAGGTGCTGGAGGGTACCGAGGTGGGCGACTCGATCGCCACCAGCGGTGCCTGCCTGACCGTGGTCGAGCTCTCGCCGCGCGGCTTCGCGGTCGAGCTGGCCCAGGAGACCGTAAAGCGCACCGCGCCGCGCTGGCGGCCGGGGGCGCGGGTCAACCTGGAGCGGGCGGCGCGCGTGGGCGACCGGCTGGACGGCCACCTGGTCACCGGCCACGTGGACGGTGTGGGCCGGGTGACGCGCTTCGACCGCCGCCCCGGGGCGCACGACCTCTACGTGGAAGCGCCGGCCGAGCTGGCCCGCTACATCGCCGCCAAGGGCTCGATCACCATCGACGGCGTTTCGCTAACGGTGGTGGAGGTGCGCGGCCAGGTCTTCTCGGTCACCCTGATCCCCCACACCCTGCAGGTGACCACCCTGGGCGAGCTGAAGCCCGGCGACGCGGTCAATCTGGAGATCGACATCATCGCCCGCTACGTCGAGCGGCTGCTGGAGGTGCGAACGTGA
- a CDS encoding APC family permease, producing the protein MKPTRGNAMGLWEAVAMAVGTMIGASIFTMLGLGAKIAGPNLPLVFVLSGLLALFVAYSYAHLGKRYVSNAGPIEFIVRGVGDSVVTGALAILFWFSFVVSIALFAKGFAGYFLPLVHLPVAGLAQGLVEAGVVAAFTALNFFGSKAVGRAEFWIVLIKLSVLGVFVVLGIWTVHPDWVTPRFDPVHLRGTLYGAAIFFLSYMGFGLVTNASENLENPEVNVPRAIYLSILIVSVVYVSVALVAVGNVALPDLLKAEEYALAEAAKPFLGAFGYVLVSLGALFSISSALNATLYGGANIAYALARQGELPAAFERKVWFSATEGLYATAILGLLFALAFDLSGIAGITSSVMIMIYLFVFVAHYRLLRTGQADGRPWFVVLSFVVVASVFGVLQVYQWNQGRAAFWATFAAFALALVFEAVYRGLTRRAIRRRNAGG; encoded by the coding sequence ATGAAACCGACCCGGGGGAACGCGATGGGGCTGTGGGAGGCCGTGGCCATGGCCGTGGGCACAATGATCGGCGCCAGCATCTTCACGATGCTGGGTTTGGGGGCCAAGATCGCCGGGCCCAACCTCCCGCTCGTCTTCGTCCTCAGCGGACTGCTCGCCCTCTTCGTGGCCTACTCCTACGCCCACCTGGGCAAGCGTTACGTTTCCAACGCCGGCCCCATCGAGTTCATCGTTCGCGGCGTCGGCGATTCGGTGGTCACCGGTGCGCTGGCCATCCTGTTCTGGTTCAGCTTCGTCGTTTCCATCGCGCTCTTCGCCAAGGGCTTCGCGGGGTACTTCCTGCCGCTCGTGCACCTGCCCGTGGCCGGCCTGGCCCAGGGGCTGGTCGAAGCCGGGGTGGTGGCCGCGTTCACCGCGCTCAACTTCTTCGGTTCCAAAGCCGTGGGCCGCGCCGAGTTCTGGATCGTGCTGATCAAGCTTTCGGTGCTGGGCGTCTTCGTGGTCCTGGGGATCTGGACCGTCCACCCCGACTGGGTGACCCCCCGCTTCGATCCGGTGCACCTGCGGGGCACACTCTACGGCGCGGCCATCTTCTTCCTCTCCTACATGGGCTTCGGCCTCGTCACCAACGCCTCGGAGAACCTGGAAAACCCGGAGGTGAACGTACCCCGGGCCATATACCTGAGCATCCTCATCGTCAGCGTCGTGTACGTCTCGGTCGCCCTGGTGGCCGTGGGCAACGTGGCCCTACCTGACCTGTTGAAGGCCGAGGAGTACGCGCTGGCCGAGGCGGCCAAGCCGTTTCTGGGCGCCTTCGGCTACGTGCTGGTCTCGCTGGGGGCGTTGTTCTCCATCAGCTCCGCGCTCAACGCCACCCTCTACGGCGGGGCCAACATTGCCTACGCGCTGGCGCGGCAGGGTGAGCTGCCGGCGGCCTTCGAACGCAAGGTTTGGTTCAGCGCCACCGAGGGGTTGTACGCGACCGCGATCCTGGGTTTGCTGTTCGCCCTCGCCTTCGACCTTTCGGGCATCGCCGGCATCACCAGCTCGGTGATGATCATGATCTACCTGTTCGTCTTCGTGGCCCACTACCGCCTGCTGCGGACCGGCCAGGCCGACGGGCGGCCCTGGTTCGTGGTGCTCTCCTTCGTGGTGGTGGCTTCGGTGTTCGGGGTGCTGCAGGTCTACCAGTGGAACCAGGGGCGCGCCGCCTTCTGGGCCACCTTCGCCGCCTTCGCGCTGGCCCTGGTGTTCGAGGCCGTCTACCGGGGGTTGACGCGCAGGGCCATTCGCCGGCGGAACGCAGGCGGCTAG
- the ribH gene encoding 6,7-dimethyl-8-ribityllumazine synthase produces the protein MKEIKGNLNAKGVKLVLVVSRFNEFITKQLLEGAVDAYERLGGSKDDLTVVWVPGALEIPLVAKKYAAKEEVDAVVALGCVIRGATYHFEIVANQSASGLMKASLDTGKPIVNGVLTTDTIEQAMERAGTKAGNKGADAVMAAVELAALR, from the coding sequence ATGAAAGAGATCAAGGGAAACCTGAACGCCAAGGGCGTCAAGCTGGTGCTCGTCGTCAGCCGCTTCAACGAGTTCATCACCAAGCAGCTGCTCGAGGGCGCCGTGGACGCCTACGAGCGGCTGGGGGGCAGCAAGGACGACCTGACCGTCGTCTGGGTGCCGGGTGCGCTGGAGATACCGCTGGTGGCCAAGAAGTACGCCGCAAAGGAAGAAGTGGACGCCGTGGTGGCGCTGGGCTGCGTCATTCGCGGCGCGACCTACCACTTCGAGATCGTAGCGAACCAGTCGGCCAGCGGGCTCATGAAGGCGAGCCTCGACACCGGCAAGCCCATCGTCAACGGCGTCCTCACCACCGATACCATTGAGCAGGCCATGGAACGCGCCGGCACCAAGGCGGGCAACAAGGGCGCCGACGCGGTGATGGCCGCGGTGGAGCTGGCCGCGCTGCGATAA
- a CDS encoding HNH endonuclease, translating into MNLNAPRILVLNAGYEPLGLTTIRRGVILVQNETADAIIESQHFLRTPSRRVPVPSVIRLRRMIRRPLGRLALNRRNVLRRDGFTCQYCGKRSSHLTIDHVLPRSRGGRDAWENLVAACHACNTRKGDRTPEEAGMPLLRKPSAPGYLAWITFELREVPEEWVPFLPVTASRIYAD; encoded by the coding sequence ATGAACCTGAACGCGCCGCGCATCCTGGTGCTCAACGCCGGTTACGAGCCCTTGGGGTTGACCACGATCCGCCGCGGCGTCATCCTCGTGCAAAACGAAACCGCCGACGCCATCATCGAAAGCCAGCATTTCTTGCGCACCCCCAGCCGCCGGGTGCCCGTGCCCTCGGTGATCCGCCTGCGCCGCATGATCCGCCGCCCCCTGGGGCGGCTTGCTCTTAACCGGCGCAACGTGCTGCGCCGCGACGGATTCACCTGTCAGTACTGCGGGAAACGCTCGAGCCACCTGACGATCGATCACGTCCTCCCCCGGAGCCGCGGCGGGCGCGACGCCTGGGAAAACCTGGTGGCCGCCTGCCACGCCTGCAACACCCGAAAAGGCGACCGCACCCCCGAGGAAGCCGGCATGCCCCTGCTGCGTAAACCCTCGGCCCCGGGCTACCTGGCCTGGATCACCTTCGAGCTGCGCGAGGTTCCCGAGGAGTGGGTCCCCTTTCTGCCGGTCACGGCCTCTCGGATCTACGCCGATTGA
- a CDS encoding M24 family metallopeptidase, with protein MDPQILRQALGAAGLPAWLFYSFGASNPLALEALELGRAHLTRRFAYLVPAAGEPRLLAHRLELERFDHLPGERLPYARWQEFDRGLEHLLEGVTRAALDYQPGARIPYLSRVDAGFVERVRALGVEVVSAALPMLHLQTWSSDDLAAHRRAAAVLHEARDAALAFLRARLPDDPPRELEVQRVMLDVFGKRGVEYDHPPIVAFGAHAARPHYTPQAGSDAALRPGDVVLLDLWAREPGGVYADITWMAGWQVSPEALQAWEAVAAARDRAVALVREAYAAGRHPAGWEADRAAREVLEARGFGECVLHRTGHHLGRRGPHGSGTHLDDFESHDTRPLIPGLAFTVEPGVYLEGRFGIRSEIDVFLHESGPEVTTEVQGEMDVL; from the coding sequence ATGGATCCGCAGATTCTACGTCAGGCCCTAGGCGCAGCAGGGCTGCCCGCTTGGCTCTTCTACAGCTTTGGCGCGTCGAACCCGCTGGCGCTGGAGGCCCTGGAGCTGGGCCGGGCGCACCTGACCCGGCGCTTCGCCTACCTGGTTCCGGCCGCGGGTGAGCCGCGGCTGCTCGCCCACCGCCTGGAGCTCGAACGCTTCGACCACCTGCCCGGTGAACGCCTCCCCTACGCCCGCTGGCAGGAGTTCGACCGGGGGCTCGAGCACCTGCTCGAAGGCGTAACGCGCGCCGCCCTCGACTACCAGCCGGGCGCCCGCATCCCCTACCTCTCCCGCGTCGACGCCGGCTTCGTCGAGCGGGTGCGGGCCCTGGGCGTAGAAGTGGTGAGCGCGGCCCTGCCGATGCTGCATTTGCAGACCTGGAGCTCAGACGACCTGGCCGCCCACCGCCGCGCCGCCGCGGTACTGCACGAAGCCCGGGACGCCGCGCTGGCGTTCTTGCGCGCGCGTCTGCCGGACGACCCCCCGCGCGAGCTGGAGGTGCAGCGGGTCATGCTGGACGTCTTCGGGAAACGCGGCGTCGAGTACGACCACCCGCCCATCGTGGCCTTCGGCGCGCACGCCGCCCGCCCCCACTACACCCCCCAAGCCGGAAGCGACGCCGCCCTGCGGCCCGGCGACGTCGTCCTCCTCGACCTCTGGGCGCGCGAGCCCGGCGGGGTCTACGCCGACATCACCTGGATGGCCGGCTGGCAGGTTTCGCCCGAAGCCTTGCAGGCCTGGGAAGCGGTGGCGGCCGCGCGCGACCGTGCGGTGGCGTTGGTGCGTGAGGCCTACGCGGCCGGCCGCCATCCGGCCGGCTGGGAGGCCGACCGCGCCGCCCGCGAGGTGCTGGAGGCGCGCGGCTTCGGCGAATGCGTGCTCCACCGCACCGGCCACCACCTGGGGCGCAGGGGTCCCCACGGCAGCGGCACCCACCTGGACGATTTCGAGAGCCACGACACCCGCCCCCTCATTCCCGGACTCGCCTTCACCGTGGAGCCCGGCGTCTACCTGGAGGGGCGGTTCGGAATCCGCAGCGAGATCGACGTCTTCCTGCACGAGTCCGGGCCCGAGGTGACGACGGAGGTGCAGGGTGAGATGGACGTGCTTTGA
- a CDS encoding EamA family transporter, whose protein sequence is MGYVYMLLAASSWALIGPVSRLALDSGIAPVEVAFWRALFGGALFALHAWARRLPRPHGRSLGGAVLFGVLGVALFYLSYQYAVAYGGAALASVLLYTAPAWVVLGSRAFLGQPIRPYGAGLVALTLLGVTLLAWPLGGWAFNAAGVVWGLVSGLAYAGYYVYGKLQFARFHPVALLAVALPVGALVLLPWVDFVHKDAAVWAALAVLSVVSTYLAYLFYGLGLRRLEATRASLVATLEPVLASLLAFVWWGERFSLLGYLGAALVVLAVAGTAAEPWFNRRRSERP, encoded by the coding sequence GTGGGGTACGTGTACATGCTTCTGGCCGCGAGCAGCTGGGCGTTGATCGGTCCGGTATCGCGGCTGGCGCTGGATTCGGGGATCGCCCCCGTGGAGGTGGCGTTTTGGCGGGCCCTGTTCGGGGGTGCGCTGTTCGCCCTGCACGCTTGGGCACGTCGGTTGCCCCGCCCCCACGGGCGAAGCCTGGGGGGCGCGGTGCTCTTCGGGGTGCTGGGCGTGGCCCTGTTCTACCTGAGCTACCAGTACGCGGTGGCCTACGGGGGAGCGGCGCTGGCCTCGGTGCTGCTCTACACCGCGCCGGCGTGGGTGGTGCTGGGCAGCCGCGCCTTCCTGGGCCAGCCGATTCGGCCGTACGGGGCGGGTTTGGTGGCCCTTACCCTGCTTGGGGTGACGCTGCTGGCCTGGCCCCTGGGGGGCTGGGCGTTCAATGCGGCCGGCGTGGTGTGGGGGTTGGTGTCGGGGTTGGCGTACGCGGGGTACTACGTCTACGGCAAGCTGCAGTTCGCGCGCTTCCACCCCGTGGCCCTGCTCGCCGTAGCCCTGCCGGTCGGGGCGCTGGTGCTGCTCCCCTGGGTCGATTTCGTGCACAAGGACGCCGCGGTGTGGGCGGCCCTCGCCGTCCTCTCGGTGGTCTCGACCTACCTCGCCTACCTCTTCTACGGCCTGGGGCTGCGGCGGCTCGAGGCGACGCGCGCGTCGCTGGTCGCCACGCTGGAGCCCGTGCTGGCCTCGCTGCTCGCCTTTGTCTGGTGGGGTGAGCGGTTCTCGCTCCTCGGCTACCTGGGGGCGGCGCTGGTGGTGCTGGCGGTCGCGGGCACCGCGGCGGAGCCGTGGTTCAATCGGCGTAGATCCGAGAGGCCGTGA
- a CDS encoding bifunctional 3,4-dihydroxy-2-butanone-4-phosphate synthase/GTP cyclohydrolase II, with the protein MIHPIEAIIEDLQNGKPVIMVDDEGRENEGDLIFPAQFATKSLVNFAVKEARGLLCVAITPERAQALELPPMEKRNTDPHGTAFTVSVDAASSTTGISAAERAVTIRLLAESSTAPADLRRPGHVFPLVAREGGVLRRAGHTEATVDLLRLAGLEPVGALIEIMKEDGEMARLAELEAFAERHGLKIGTIESLIRYRLERGDGFVTREAEATLPTEFGEFRIVGYRDRITGEEHAALVMGELDPEEPVLVRMHSECLTGDALHSLRCDCGFQRDLAMKRIAEEGRGVLVYLRQEGRGIGLVNKIKAYHLQDSGLDTVEANLALGFPPDLRDYGVGAQILYDLGVRKLRLLTNNPRKIRAMGGYGLEVVERVPLRSGDNEHNARYLRAKQEKLGHWMD; encoded by the coding sequence GTGATTCACCCCATCGAAGCCATCATCGAGGACCTACAAAACGGCAAGCCCGTGATCATGGTGGACGACGAGGGGCGCGAGAACGAGGGCGACCTCATCTTTCCCGCCCAGTTCGCCACCAAGAGCCTGGTCAACTTCGCGGTGAAGGAAGCGCGGGGGCTGCTCTGCGTGGCCATCACCCCCGAGCGGGCCCAGGCTCTGGAGCTGCCGCCGATGGAGAAGCGCAACACCGACCCTCACGGTACCGCCTTTACCGTGAGCGTGGACGCCGCGAGCAGCACCACCGGCATCTCGGCCGCCGAGCGGGCGGTCACCATCCGGCTTTTGGCCGAGTCGAGCACGGCCCCGGCCGACCTGCGCCGGCCCGGCCACGTCTTCCCGCTGGTGGCCCGCGAGGGCGGGGTGCTGCGCCGCGCCGGGCACACCGAGGCGACCGTCGACCTTCTGCGGCTCGCGGGGCTCGAGCCCGTGGGGGCGCTGATCGAGATCATGAAGGAGGACGGCGAGATGGCGCGGCTCGCGGAGCTGGAGGCGTTCGCCGAACGCCACGGGCTCAAGATCGGGACGATCGAGAGCCTGATCCGCTACCGGCTCGAGCGCGGCGATGGCTTCGTGACCCGCGAGGCCGAGGCCACGTTGCCCACCGAGTTCGGCGAGTTTCGCATCGTCGGCTACCGAGACCGCATCACCGGCGAGGAACACGCCGCGTTGGTGATGGGCGAACTCGACCCCGAAGAACCCGTGCTGGTGCGGATGCACTCGGAGTGCCTGACCGGCGACGCCCTGCACAGCCTGCGTTGCGACTGCGGCTTCCAGCGCGACCTGGCCATGAAGCGGATCGCTGAGGAGGGGCGCGGGGTCCTCGTCTACCTGCGCCAGGAGGGGCGCGGCATCGGTTTGGTCAACAAGATCAAGGCCTACCACCTGCAGGACAGCGGCCTGGACACGGTCGAGGCCAACCTGGCGCTGGGATTCCCGCCCGACCTGCGCGACTACGGGGTGGGGGCGCAGATCCTCTACGACCTGGGGGTGCGCAAGCTGCGCCTACTCACCAACAACCCGCGCAAGATCCGGGCGATGGGCGGCTACGGGCTCGAGGTGGTCGAGCGGGTGCCGCTGCGCAGTGGCGACAACGAGCACAACGCGCGCTACCTGAGGGCCAAGCAGGAGAAGCTGGGGCATTGGATGGATTGA
- a CDS encoding type IV pilin protein has translation MRKNKTKGFTLIELLIVIAIIGILAAVLIPNLLRARQVANDRAAQAFAKNVYTAGQAYLAEDPANTIAAGSCTNGVTFGQYSVNDPGNFVTNCTYTAQMNSVSVTYTNGTKTSVSFP, from the coding sequence ATGCGCAAGAACAAGACCAAAGGCTTCACCCTGATCGAGCTGCTGATCGTCATCGCGATCATCGGCATCCTGGCCGCCGTGCTGATCCCCAACCTGCTCCGCGCCCGCCAGGTGGCCAACGACCGCGCCGCCCAGGCCTTCGCCAAGAACGTCTACACCGCGGGTCAGGCTTACCTCGCTGAAGACCCCGCCAACACCATTGCGGCCGGGAGCTGCACCAACGGCGTCACTTTCGGTCAGTACTCGGTCAATGACCCTGGCAACTTCGTCACCAACTGCACCTACACTGCGCAGATGAACAGCGTTTCCGTTACCTACACCAACGGCACGAAGACGAGCGTCAGCTTCCCGTAG